In Kineococcus endophyticus, one genomic interval encodes:
- a CDS encoding ABC transporter permease translates to MSASLTKPAGGLDFTPGGSSAPFARRVLRQARFEATIALRNGEQLLLTLLLPALVLVGVSRVTSLDLGPGDRPALALGGVVALAVVSTAFTGQAIATGFDRRNGVLRLLATSPLGRGGLLAGKVLAVLGLVVVQVVVLGALATALGWSPSGRLLVAVPALLLGVAAFTALGLLLAGTVRAEGTLAVANFVWVLLLAGGGLVLPSPLSPVTDLLPSGALGTAVREALGSGTFAVGPLIVLLVWAVACSLACARWFRWE, encoded by the coding sequence GTGAGCGCGTCCCTGACGAAGCCCGCGGGCGGGCTCGACTTCACCCCCGGCGGGTCCTCGGCCCCCTTCGCCCGGCGCGTCCTGCGCCAGGCCCGCTTCGAGGCGACGATCGCCCTGCGCAACGGTGAGCAGCTGCTGCTGACGCTCCTGCTTCCCGCCCTCGTCCTCGTCGGGGTCAGCCGCGTGACCTCCCTCGACCTCGGGCCCGGCGACCGTCCCGCCCTCGCGCTCGGCGGGGTCGTGGCGCTCGCCGTTGTCTCGACGGCGTTCACGGGGCAGGCCATCGCCACCGGGTTCGACCGCCGCAACGGCGTCCTGCGGCTGCTGGCGACGTCCCCCCTGGGGCGCGGCGGGTTGCTGGCCGGGAAGGTGCTGGCCGTGCTCGGCCTCGTCGTCGTGCAGGTCGTCGTGCTCGGCGCCCTCGCCACCGCGCTCGGGTGGTCACCGTCGGGCCGGCTGCTCGTCGCGGTGCCGGCGCTGCTGCTGGGTGTCGCGGCCTTCACCGCCCTGGGCCTGCTGCTGGCGGGCACGGTGCGGGCCGAGGGGACGCTGGCCGTCGCCAACTTCGTCTGGGTGCTGCTCCTCGCCGGGGGCGGTCTGGTGCTGCCCTCACCCCTGTCCCCCGTGACCGACCTGCTGCCCTCCGGTGCGCTCGGGACCGCGGTCCGGGAAGCCCTGGGGTCGGGGACCTTCGCGGTCGGCCCGCTCATCGTGCTCCTCGTCTGGGCGGTCGCGTGCAGCCTGGCGTGCGCACGGTGGTTCCGCTGGGAGTGA
- a CDS encoding ABC transporter ATP-binding protein has protein sequence MALGSPSPATATDGSAAAAVEVRDLRKAFGAGPAVLDGLSFSAARGRVTAVLGPNGAGKTTTVAICEGLQRADSGTVRVLGLDPVADAAALRPRVGVMLQDGGLPTGVSAREALAHVAALHTDPLDLTALSLRLGLTSFARTRVRRLSGGQRQRLAMACALVGRPEVVFLDEPSAGLDPQARLAVWDVVREVRAAGVAVVLTTHLMEEAERLADDVVVVDHGRVVATGTPDELTSGPASLTFRSRPGLPTQDLARALPVGADVSEAEPGRYAVSGVDVDPRVVATVTNWCATHDVLAEGIGPVRKTLEDVFLDLTGRTLR, from the coding sequence GTGGCGCTCGGCTCCCCCTCACCCGCGACGGCGACGGACGGCAGCGCAGCCGCGGCCGTCGAGGTCCGCGACCTGCGCAAGGCCTTCGGCGCCGGCCCCGCCGTCCTGGACGGCCTGTCCTTCTCCGCCGCGCGCGGTCGCGTCACGGCGGTGCTCGGCCCCAACGGCGCCGGCAAGACGACCACCGTCGCGATCTGCGAGGGGTTGCAGCGCGCCGACTCCGGCACCGTCCGCGTGCTGGGCCTGGACCCCGTCGCCGACGCCGCCGCCCTGCGGCCGCGCGTGGGGGTGATGCTGCAGGACGGCGGGTTGCCCACCGGCGTCTCGGCCCGCGAGGCCCTGGCCCACGTCGCCGCCCTGCACACCGACCCCCTCGACCTGACCGCCCTGTCCCTACGCCTGGGCCTGACGTCCTTCGCCCGGACCCGCGTGCGCCGGTTGTCCGGCGGTCAGCGGCAGCGGCTGGCGATGGCGTGCGCCCTCGTCGGCCGCCCGGAGGTCGTGTTCCTCGACGAGCCGAGCGCCGGTCTGGACCCGCAGGCCCGGCTGGCCGTCTGGGACGTGGTGCGGGAGGTGCGGGCGGCCGGCGTGGCCGTCGTCCTCACCACGCACCTGATGGAGGAGGCCGAACGCCTCGCCGACGACGTGGTGGTCGTCGACCACGGGCGCGTCGTCGCGACCGGCACCCCCGACGAGCTCACGTCCGGGCCGGCGTCCCTGACCTTCCGCTCCCGCCCCGGCCTGCCGACGCAGGACCTCGCGCGCGCCCTGCCCGTGGGGGCCGACGTCAGCGAGGCCGAGCCCGGTCGCTACGCGGTGTCCGGAGTGGACGTCGACCCGCGGGTCGTCGCCACGGTGACGAACTGGTGCGCCACGCACGACGTGCTGGCCGAGGGCATCGGCCCCGTCCGCAAGACCCTCGAGGACGTCTTCCTCGACCTGACCGGGAGGACCCTGCGGTGA
- a CDS encoding helix-turn-helix transcriptional regulator, whose amino-acid sequence MGPTLPAAGGEEARTRTRVRTTVAELGPVSAARIAEVLGLTGPAVRRHLEAMVADGDLEARDPRPDARRGRGRPAKEYVVGSAGHDDLPSGYDELALTALQYLSDALGPEAVTDFARRRFAGLEESLAGLDGPLPERVDALVKALADQGFSASTRPVAQGTAAEGVQLCQGHCPVQKVAEAFPQLCEAERRTFETVLGTRVQRLATLARGDHVCTTYVPLEALHQQAPQHEPRHEPQHHDQHATEGRRL is encoded by the coding sequence GTGGGCCCCACCCTGCCCGCCGCCGGCGGCGAGGAGGCCCGCACCCGCACGCGCGTCCGCACCACGGTCGCCGAGCTCGGCCCCGTCAGCGCGGCCCGCATCGCCGAGGTCCTCGGCCTCACCGGCCCCGCCGTCCGTCGCCACCTCGAGGCGATGGTCGCCGACGGCGACCTCGAGGCCAGGGACCCCCGTCCCGACGCCCGTCGCGGCCGCGGCCGCCCCGCCAAGGAGTACGTCGTCGGGTCGGCAGGTCACGACGACCTCCCCTCCGGCTACGACGAGCTGGCGCTCACGGCCCTGCAGTACCTCTCCGACGCCCTGGGCCCGGAGGCGGTGACCGACTTCGCCCGCCGCCGGTTCGCCGGCCTGGAGGAGTCCCTCGCCGGCCTCGACGGACCGCTGCCCGAGCGGGTCGACGCGCTCGTCAAGGCGCTGGCCGACCAGGGCTTCTCGGCCAGCACCCGGCCGGTGGCCCAGGGAACAGCGGCCGAGGGCGTCCAGTTGTGCCAGGGGCACTGTCCCGTGCAGAAGGTCGCCGAGGCGTTCCCGCAGCTGTGCGAGGCCGAGCGCCGGACGTTCGAGACCGTCCTGGGCACGCGTGTCCAGCGCCTGGCGACCCTGGCCCGCGGGGACCACGTCTGCACCACCTACGTCCCCCTCGAAGCGCTCCACCAGCAAGCCCCCCAGCACGAACCCCGGCACGAACCGCAG